In Cervus elaphus chromosome 5, mCerEla1.1, whole genome shotgun sequence, the following proteins share a genomic window:
- the LOC122693386 gene encoding transmembrane protein 60, producing the protein MRMSLAQRVLLTWLFTLLFLIMLVLKLDEKAPWNWFLIFIPVWIFDTILLVMLIVKMAGRCKSGFDPRHGSHNIKKKAWYLIAMLLKLAFCLALCAKLEQFTTMNLSYVFIPLWALLAGALIELGYNVFFVRD; encoded by the coding sequence ATGAGAATGTCCTTGGCTCAGAGAGTACTACTTACCTGGCTTTTCACATTACTCTTCTTGATCATGTTGGTGTTGAAGCTGGATGAGAAGGCACCTTGGAACTGGTTCCTCATATTTATTCCAGTCTGGATATTTGATACTATCCTTCTTGTCATGCTGATTGTGAAAATGGCTGGGCGATGTAAGTCTGGCTTTGACCCTCGACATGGAtcacacaatattaaaaaaaaagcctggtaCCTCATTGCAATGTTACTTAAATTAGCCTTCTGTCTTGCACTCTGTGCTAAACTGGAACAGTTTACTACCATGAATCTGTCCTATGTCTTCATTCCTTTATGGGCCTTGCTGGCTGGGGCTTTGATAGAGCTTGGATATAATGTCTTTTTTGTGAGAGACTGA
- the LOC122693387 gene encoding WAP four-disulfide core domain protein 18-like isoform X1, whose product MKTVTVFVLLAFVVMGLEVAWAQKSPGKGRQRPGFCPELPKGTVGICVERCSGDDSCPVGMKCCSNGCGHVCKGAVFKKVGSGGRVKVN is encoded by the exons ATGAAGACAGTCACCGTCTTTGTTCTGCTGGCTTTCGTCGTCATGGGGCTGGAGGTGGCCTGGGCTCAGAAGTCTCCTGGCAAAG GACGACAGAGACCTGGATTCTGCCCAGAGTTGCCCAAAGGTACTGTGGGAATTTGTGTTGAACGGTGCTCAGGAGATGATTCCTGTCCTGTGGGAATGAAATGCTGTAGCAATGGATGTGGTCACGTCTGCAAAGGAGCTGTCTTCAAA aaGGTTGGCTCTGGTGGCCGTGTGAAAGTGAACTGA
- the LOC122693387 gene encoding WAP four-disulfide core domain protein 18-like isoform X2 yields the protein MKTVTVFVLLAFVVMGLEVAWAQKSPGKGRQRPGFCPELPKGTVGICVERCSGDDSCPVGMKCCSNGCGHVCKGAVFKVGSGGRVKVN from the exons ATGAAGACAGTCACCGTCTTTGTTCTGCTGGCTTTCGTCGTCATGGGGCTGGAGGTGGCCTGGGCTCAGAAGTCTCCTGGCAAAG GACGACAGAGACCTGGATTCTGCCCAGAGTTGCCCAAAGGTACTGTGGGAATTTGTGTTGAACGGTGCTCAGGAGATGATTCCTGTCCTGTGGGAATGAAATGCTGTAGCAATGGATGTGGTCACGTCTGCAAAGGAGCTGTCTTCAAA GTTGGCTCTGGTGGCCGTGTGAAAGTGAACTGA